In Mustelus asterias unplaced genomic scaffold, sMusAst1.hap1.1 HAP1_SCAFFOLD_1495, whole genome shotgun sequence, one DNA window encodes the following:
- the LOC144488366 gene encoding C3a anaphylatoxin chemotactic receptor-like gives MDDNSTWLNWTGLEDYDYEEHDDNALNESMNLAAMVLYGLIFLLGMPGNVTVIWIAGFRMHRRPNTLWFLNLSMADLICCLSLPFLVSQLALAYRWPFGHFLCKVLPSATIFSMFASVFLLTGISVDRCLMTLHPVWGRNRRTATHVGLACGLSWVLAFLMSLPSSLYRQIVNLQDEAYCLYVYTGAPANTAIVIHVTRFVFGFLLPFLVIGTCNGLLLRKLRGSRFSQPRKVYRLVLLVLLGFFLCWLPYHLVGLLRLSDSKDVAWQVQLKATDPLITSLAYLNSCLNPFLYVFVGQGFKRQLRRSLRDIFEGAFEEEEASGPLGKSKSTALTIEIEAQARTGGGGGGERGHPVHADNLAPFAPASSPTPKAEGQGSKVHPGSSAQHGCSA, from the coding sequence atgGATGACAACTCCACTTGGCTGAACTGGACTGGCTTGGAGGACTATGACTATGAAGAACATGACGACAACGCTTTGAATGAGTCGATGAATCTCGCAGCCATGGTCCTGTATGGCCTCATCTTCCTACTGGGCATGCCGGGCAACGTGACGGTGATCTGGATCGCCGGCTTCCGCATGCACCGGCGGCCCAACACCCTGTGGTTCCTCAACCTCTCCATGGCCGATCTGATCTGCTGCCTCAGCCTGCCCTTCCTGGTGTCCCAGCTGGCCCTGGCCTACCGCTGGCCCTTTGGCCACTTCCTCTGCAAGGTGCTGCCCTCCGCCACCATCTTCAGCATGTTTGCCAGTGTCTTCCTGCTCACCGGCATCAGTGTGGACCGCTGCCTGATGACCCTTCACCCCGTGTGGGGGCGCAACCGAAGGACGGCCACCCACGTGGGCCTGGCCTGCGGCCTGTCCTGGGTCCTGGCCTTCCTGATGTCCCTGCCCAGCTCTCTGTACCGCCAGATTGTCAACTTGCAGGATGAGGCCTACTGCTTGTACGTCTACACGGGGGCTCCTGCCAACACTGCTATCGTCATTCACGTGACCCGCTTTGTTTTTGgcttcctcctccccttcctggtCATCGGGACCTGCAACGGCCTACTCCTACGGAAACTCCGGGGCTCCCGGTTCTCTCAGCCCCGGAAGGTTTACCGCCTGGTCCTGCTGGTACTCCTAGGTTTCTTCCTCTGCTGGCTGCCCTACCACCTGGTGGGCCTCCTGAGACTCTCTGACAGCAAGGACGTAGCCTGGCAGGTGCAGCTGAAGGCCACTGACCCCCTCATCACCAGCCTGGCCTACCTCAACAGCTGCCTCAACCCCTTCCTCTACGTCTTCGTCGGCCAGGGCTTCAAGCGGCAGCTCCGCCGCTCCCTGCGCGACATCTTCGAGGGCGCCTTCGAGGAGGAGGAGGCCTCGGGCCCTCTGGGGAAGTCCAAGTCCACCGCCCTGACCATCGAGATCGAGGCACAAGCAAGGACAGGAGGAGGCGGGGGCGGCGAGAGAGGGCACCCAGTCCACGCTGACAATTTAGCCCCATTTGCGCCAGCCTCCTCGCCAACCCCCAAGGCAGAAGGTCAGGGGTCAAAGGTCCACCCTGGATCCTCCGCCCAACACGGCTGCTCTGCTTAA